A region from the Pseudomonas sp. Teo4 genome encodes:
- a CDS encoding triacylglycerol lipase produces the protein MAQELATRYPLVLVPGMLGFVRVLLYPYWFGIVPALRRGGAQVFPVQVSPVHSSEVRGKQLLTIIEDICKRTGAEKVNLIGHSQGALDARYAAAKRPDRVASVTSVAGPNHGSELADHLERVAPGDSPQGRVLKALLHGLAVLLVWLETSWRRDPLPIDVHASHQSLTSAGVALFNQTYPQGLPQTWGGEGPEEVNGVRYYSWSGTLQPGLTDRGRNRFDGSNRFCRLFARSFVKEHGHCDGMVGRFSSHLGKVIGDDYPLDHLDIVNQQLGAVGKGAEPVRLFTEHAARLKAAGL, from the coding sequence ATGGCACAGGAATTGGCAACGCGATACCCATTGGTACTGGTGCCGGGCATGCTCGGGTTCGTGCGGGTGCTGCTCTACCCTTACTGGTTCGGCATCGTCCCGGCCCTGCGCCGCGGTGGGGCGCAGGTGTTTCCGGTTCAGGTGTCGCCCGTGCACTCCAGCGAGGTGCGCGGCAAGCAATTGCTGACCATCATCGAAGACATCTGCAAGCGCACCGGCGCGGAAAAGGTCAACCTCATCGGCCACAGCCAAGGGGCGCTGGATGCGCGTTATGCGGCGGCCAAACGCCCGGATCGAGTCGCTTCGGTGACCTCGGTGGCTGGGCCCAACCACGGCTCGGAGCTGGCTGACCACCTGGAGCGCGTCGCCCCTGGTGACTCCCCTCAAGGACGCGTGCTCAAAGCGCTGCTGCACGGCCTTGCAGTGCTGCTGGTGTGGCTGGAAACCAGCTGGCGGCGCGACCCGCTGCCCATCGACGTACATGCCTCGCACCAGTCGCTGACCAGCGCCGGAGTCGCGCTGTTCAACCAGACTTATCCACAAGGCTTGCCGCAAACCTGGGGTGGTGAAGGGCCGGAAGAGGTCAACGGCGTTCGCTACTATTCCTGGTCGGGTACGCTGCAACCTGGGCTGACCGACCGGGGTCGTAACCGGTTCGATGGCAGCAACCGCTTCTGCCGCCTGTTCGCCCGCAGTTTCGTTAAAGAGCATGGGCACTGCGACGGCATGGTCGGGCGCTTCAGCTCGCACCTTGGGAAAGTGATTGGTGATGACTACCCACTCGACCATCTGGACATCGTCAATCAGCAACTTGGCGCAGTGGGCAAAGGCGCCGAACCGGTGCGGCTGTTCACCGAACACGCAGCCCGGCTCAAGGCGGCGGGGCTGTAA
- a CDS encoding SDR family oxidoreductase: MTSTVFITGATSGFGEATARRFAEAGWKLILTGRRKERLDALCAELSAKTEVHGLVLDVRDRKAMEEAIANLPAGFEKLRGLVNNAGLALGADPAQKCDLDDWETMVDTNIKGLMYTTRLLLPRLIAHGRGASILNVGSVAGNYPYPGSHVYGGTKAFVGQFSLSLRCDLRGTGVRVSNIEPGLCESEFSLVRFGGDQSKYDATYAGAEPIQPQDIADTIFWILNQPAHININSLELMPVSQDWAGFSIDRSAKG, from the coding sequence ATGACGTCCACCGTATTCATCACAGGCGCGACCTCCGGTTTTGGCGAGGCCACTGCCCGGCGTTTTGCTGAGGCGGGCTGGAAGCTGATCCTTACGGGTCGACGCAAGGAGCGCCTGGACGCCCTGTGCGCCGAACTGTCGGCCAAGACTGAAGTGCACGGCCTGGTACTCGATGTACGTGACCGCAAAGCCATGGAAGAGGCAATCGCCAACCTGCCCGCAGGCTTCGAGAAGCTGCGTGGCCTGGTCAACAACGCAGGCCTGGCGCTGGGGGCGGACCCGGCGCAGAAGTGCGACCTGGACGATTGGGAAACCATGGTCGATACCAACATCAAGGGCCTGATGTACACCACGCGCCTGTTGCTGCCGCGTCTGATTGCACACGGCCGTGGTGCGTCGATCCTTAACGTGGGTTCGGTGGCCGGCAACTACCCGTACCCCGGCAGCCACGTGTATGGCGGCACCAAAGCCTTCGTCGGCCAGTTCTCGTTGAGCCTGCGCTGTGACCTGCGCGGCACTGGCGTGCGGGTCAGCAACATCGAGCCGGGCCTGTGCGAAAGCGAATTTTCGCTGGTGCGCTTCGGTGGCGATCAGTCGAAATATGATGCGACCTACGCAGGTGCCGAGCCGATTCAACCGCAGGATATCGCCGACACGATCTTCTGGATCCTCAACCAGCCGGCGCACATCAACATCAACAGCCTTGAACTGATGCCGGTGAGTCAGGACTGGGCAGGGTTCTCGATCGACCGTTCGGCCAAGGGTTGA
- a CDS encoding AsmA family protein, translating to MTRPARILVWTLSSLLTVLAIIVVVIATFDWNRVKPLLNEKVSAALHRPFAINGNLAVQWRTEPQEGGWRAWVPWPRFIAEDLTLGNPDWLKEPKMVGLERVEFRLSPLPLIFQQIVIPRIDLTKPTASLTRLADGRANWNFDFGPKDESEAPSSWQLDIGAIGFDQGNVSVDDQTLKTSMKVQIDPLGKPIPFSDIVGKARAEKAGGAQDYAFGLKAQGRYKGQPVSGTGKIGGLLALQDASQPFPLQADVRIADTHVVLAGTLTDPRNLGALDLRLRLSGASLGNLYPLTGVTLPDTPAYSTDGRLSANLHAPDGATFHYQDFNGKIGDSDIHGDLAFVASQPRPKLSGNLVSNQLLFKDLAPLIGADSNAEQKARGGASKQPSGKVLPVEEFRTERWRAMDADVTFSGKRIVHSAQLPFTDLSAHVILDDGLLRLEPLRFGVAGGNLASDIRLDGRNVPLQGRAKLTARGFKLKQLFPSFAPMQTSFGELNGDADISGRGNSIAALLGTANGDLRMLINDGAISRSLMEIAGLNVGNYVIGKLFGDEDVKINCAAADVGIKNGLATTRLFIFDTENAIIYIDGTANFASEQLDLKITPESKGLRLFSLRSPLYVRGPFAKPSAGVQAVPLALRGAGMVALGVVAGPAAGLLALIAPSSGDEPNQCTPLLQQMKAGKAPTAVKGKK from the coding sequence ATGACGCGTCCCGCCAGAATACTCGTCTGGACCCTCAGCAGCCTTTTGACCGTGTTGGCGATCATCGTGGTGGTGATTGCCACGTTCGATTGGAATCGTGTCAAACCACTGCTCAACGAGAAGGTTTCCGCAGCCCTGCATCGGCCCTTCGCGATCAATGGCAACCTGGCCGTGCAGTGGCGCACCGAGCCGCAAGAGGGTGGCTGGCGGGCCTGGGTACCATGGCCGCGCTTCATCGCTGAAGACCTGACTCTGGGTAACCCAGACTGGTTGAAGGAGCCGAAGATGGTTGGTCTGGAGCGTGTGGAGTTCCGTCTGTCGCCGCTGCCTTTGATCTTCCAGCAGATCGTCATCCCCCGTATCGACCTGACCAAGCCCACCGCCAGCCTCACCCGCTTGGCCGACGGCCGTGCCAACTGGAATTTCGACTTCGGGCCAAAGGATGAAAGCGAAGCGCCGTCCAGCTGGCAGTTGGATATCGGAGCCATCGGATTCGACCAAGGTAATGTCAGTGTCGACGATCAGACCCTGAAAACCAGCATGAAGGTGCAGATCGACCCGCTGGGCAAGCCGATCCCGTTCAGTGACATCGTCGGCAAAGCCCGTGCCGAGAAGGCAGGCGGCGCCCAGGATTACGCGTTCGGCCTCAAGGCCCAGGGCCGTTACAAGGGTCAACCGGTGTCTGGCACGGGCAAGATTGGCGGTCTGCTGGCCTTGCAGGACGCCAGCCAGCCGTTCCCGCTGCAAGCCGACGTGCGCATTGCCGACACCCATGTGGTGCTGGCGGGTACCTTGACCGACCCGCGCAATCTGGGAGCCCTGGATTTGCGTCTGCGCTTGTCCGGCGCAAGCCTGGGTAACCTTTATCCGCTGACTGGCGTAACCCTGCCGGATACCCCGGCGTATTCCACTGACGGCCGCCTGAGCGCCAACCTGCATGCGCCGGATGGTGCGACGTTCCATTACCAGGATTTCAACGGCAAGATCGGTGACAGCGACATCCATGGCGACCTGGCTTTTGTCGCCAGTCAGCCCCGGCCAAAGCTATCCGGGAACCTGGTGTCCAACCAGCTGTTGTTCAAGGACCTGGCTCCACTGATTGGTGCTGACTCCAACGCCGAGCAAAAGGCCCGGGGCGGGGCCAGCAAACAGCCCTCGGGCAAGGTATTGCCTGTGGAGGAGTTTCGTACCGAGCGCTGGCGTGCCATGGATGCCGACGTCACCTTCAGCGGCAAGCGGATTGTCCACAGTGCGCAATTGCCCTTCACTGATTTGTCCGCCCACGTGATTCTCGACGATGGTTTGCTCCGCCTGGAGCCGCTGCGATTTGGTGTGGCGGGCGGCAACCTGGCATCCGATATTCGCCTGGACGGTCGCAACGTGCCTCTGCAGGGGCGCGCCAAGCTGACTGCCAGGGGGTTCAAGCTCAAACAGCTGTTCCCCAGCTTCGCGCCGATGCAGACCAGTTTTGGTGAGCTGAACGGTGATGCGGACATCAGTGGCCGTGGCAACTCGATAGCGGCTTTGCTGGGCACTGCCAATGGTGACTTGCGCATGCTGATCAACGATGGCGCGATCAGCCGCAGCCTGATGGAAATCGCCGGGCTCAATGTGGGTAACTACGTGATTGGCAAGTTGTTCGGCGATGAGGACGTGAAGATCAACTGTGCGGCGGCGGATGTGGGGATCAAGAATGGTCTGGCGACGACGCGTTTGTTCATCTTCGATACCGAGAACGCGATCATCTATATCGATGGCACGGCCAATTTTGCCAGTGAACAGCTCGATTTGAAGATTACGCCGGAGTCCAAGGGCTTGCGGTTGTTCTCGCTGCGCTCGCCGCTTTACGTGCGCGGGCCGTTTGCCAAGCCCAGTGCGGGGGTGCAGGCGGTGCCGTTGGCGCTGCGTGGGGCGGGGATGGTGGCGCTTGGGGTTGTTGCGGGGCCGGCGGCAGGGTTGTTGGCTTTGATTGCTCCGAGTAGTGGTGATGAGCCGAATCAATGTACGCCGTTGTTGCAGCAGATGAAGGCAGGGAAGGCGCCTACGGCGGTGAAGGGTAAGAAATAG
- a CDS encoding ABC transporter ATP-binding protein, translated as MSAPILELKDLDVFYGPIQALKKVSMHINEGETVSLIGANGAGKSTLLMSIFGQPRAASGHIVYRGTDITRKSSHYIASNGIAQSPEGRRVFPDMTVEENLMMGTIPIGDKYASEDMQRMFELFPRLKERRNQRAMTMSGGEQQMLAIARALMSRPKLLLLDEPSLGLAPIVVKQIFSTLRELAKSGMTIFLVEQNANHALKLSDRAYVMVNGQIRMTGTGQELLVNEEVRNAYLGGH; from the coding sequence ATGAGTGCACCCATTCTCGAACTGAAGGACCTGGACGTGTTCTACGGGCCGATTCAGGCACTGAAGAAGGTCTCGATGCACATCAACGAGGGCGAGACGGTAAGCCTGATCGGCGCCAACGGGGCCGGCAAGTCGACCCTGCTGATGTCGATTTTCGGCCAGCCGCGTGCGGCCTCCGGGCACATTGTGTACCGCGGCACCGACATCACCCGCAAGTCGTCGCACTACATCGCTTCCAACGGTATCGCGCAGTCGCCTGAGGGGCGAAGGGTATTCCCCGACATGACCGTCGAGGAAAACCTCATGATGGGCACCATCCCTATTGGTGACAAATATGCCAGCGAGGACATGCAGCGCATGTTCGAACTGTTCCCGCGTCTGAAGGAGCGCCGCAACCAGCGGGCCATGACCATGTCGGGTGGTGAGCAGCAGATGCTGGCCATCGCCCGTGCGCTCATGAGCCGGCCGAAGTTGCTGTTGCTCGACGAGCCATCGCTGGGGCTGGCACCGATCGTGGTCAAGCAGATCTTTTCCACCCTGCGGGAACTGGCCAAGAGTGGCATGACCATTTTCCTGGTGGAGCAGAACGCCAACCATGCGCTCAAGCTTTCGGACCGGGCCTATGTGATGGTCAACGGGCAGATCCGCATGACTGGGACCGGGCAGGAGTTGTTGGTGAACGAGGAGGTGCGTAACGCCTACCTGGGCGGGCACTGA
- a CDS encoding PsiF family protein translates to MKMLQVPVLVLGVLICGQGFAATAQQEKMKTCNAEATEQTLKGDERKAFMSKCLKATQQEKMKTCNADATTKALKGDERKAFMSDCLKKK, encoded by the coding sequence ATGAAGATGCTGCAAGTGCCTGTGCTGGTGTTGGGTGTGTTGATCTGTGGGCAAGGATTCGCCGCCACGGCGCAGCAGGAGAAGATGAAAACCTGCAATGCCGAAGCCACCGAACAAACCCTCAAGGGTGACGAGCGTAAGGCATTCATGAGCAAATGCCTGAAGGCGACCCAGCAGGAAAAGATGAAAACCTGCAACGCCGACGCCACCACCAAGGCGCTCAAGGGCGACGAGCGCAAGGCCTTCATGAGCGACTGCCTGAAGAAGAAATGA
- a CDS encoding TetR family transcriptional regulator yields the protein MLPRAEQKLQTRQALLDAACQLMESGRGFGSISLREVARAAGIVPTGFYRHFSDMDALGLALVAEVDTTFRQTIRLVRHNEFELGGITDASVRIFLDVVAAHRAQFLFLAREQYGGSQAVRQAIAGLRQGISNDLATDLGRMKRWHHLDAAALAVMADLVVKTVFATLPELIDSPEPGYPQVLTPQEKITQQLRFIFVGARHWQGLGNPG from the coding sequence ATGCTGCCTCGCGCCGAACAGAAGCTACAGACCCGCCAGGCCCTGCTGGATGCCGCCTGCCAGTTGATGGAGAGTGGCCGCGGGTTCGGCAGCATCAGCCTGCGTGAAGTGGCCAGGGCCGCTGGCATCGTGCCCACCGGTTTCTACCGGCACTTCAGCGACATGGATGCCTTGGGCTTGGCCCTGGTCGCCGAAGTCGACACTACCTTCCGTCAGACCATTCGCCTGGTGCGGCACAACGAGTTCGAACTCGGCGGCATCACCGACGCTTCGGTCCGCATCTTCCTTGACGTGGTCGCCGCCCACCGCGCCCAGTTCCTGTTTCTGGCCCGCGAACAATACGGCGGTTCACAGGCGGTGCGCCAAGCCATTGCCGGACTGCGCCAGGGCATCAGCAACGACCTGGCCACCGACCTTGGACGCATGAAACGCTGGCATCATCTGGACGCAGCTGCTCTGGCCGTGATGGCCGACCTGGTGGTGAAAACCGTGTTCGCTACCTTGCCCGAGTTGATCGACAGCCCAGAGCCGGGTTATCCACAGGTGCTGACACCACAAGAGAAGATCACTCAGCAGCTGCGCTTCATCTTTGTCGGCGCCAGGCATTGGCAGGGGTTGGGCAACCCAGGCTGA
- the osmE gene encoding osmotically-inducible lipoprotein OsmE, producing MYKQTLAILLASTALAACGSRPENPVDYVTYRDEPLVKQVEHGMTMQKVIAIGGSPSNVIDLPHGGTCNDYILNRDGHQQPYYVRFDATGHVDAKGFKTCKQREEDSKATRGA from the coding sequence ATGTACAAGCAGACCCTGGCCATTCTTCTGGCAAGTACCGCGTTGGCCGCGTGTGGCAGTCGCCCGGAAAACCCGGTGGACTATGTCACCTACCGTGACGAGCCGCTGGTGAAGCAGGTTGAGCATGGCATGACCATGCAGAAAGTGATCGCCATCGGTGGCAGCCCTTCGAACGTGATCGACCTGCCCCACGGCGGCACCTGCAACGACTACATCCTCAACCGCGACGGCCACCAGCAGCCTTACTACGTGCGTTTCGACGCGACCGGCCATGTCGATGCCAAGGGTTTCAAGACCTGCAAACAACGTGAGGAAGACAGCAAGGCCACCCGCGGCGCATGA
- a CDS encoding ferritin-like domain-containing protein — protein MSNVELTDVNTLRKRARQHVEQGAVTEGYQADRETILRLLNESLATEIVCTLRYKRHYFMAIGIKAGVAAAEFLEHANQETEHADKLAERIVQLGGEPDFNPDNLTKNSHAQYVAGKSLKEMVLEDLVAERIAIDSYREIIQYIGDKDPTTRRIFEDILAQEEEHADDMSDLLQGL, from the coding sequence ATGAGCAACGTTGAACTGACCGATGTGAACACCTTGCGCAAGCGGGCCCGCCAGCATGTCGAGCAAGGTGCCGTGACCGAGGGGTACCAGGCTGACCGCGAAACAATCCTGCGCCTGCTCAACGAGTCGCTGGCCACCGAGATCGTCTGTACCTTGCGCTACAAGCGGCACTACTTCATGGCCATTGGTATCAAGGCCGGTGTGGCGGCGGCGGAGTTTCTGGAGCATGCCAATCAGGAAACCGAACATGCGGACAAACTGGCTGAGCGGATTGTGCAGTTGGGGGGTGAGCCTGATTTCAATCCAGATAACCTGACGAAAAACTCGCATGCTCAGTATGTGGCGGGGAAATCGCTGAAAGAGATGGTGTTGGAAGACTTGGTGGCTGAACGGATTGCTATCGACAGTTACCGGGAGATCATTCAATACATCGGTGACAAAGACCCAACTACGCGGCGTATCTTTGAAGATATTCTGGCGCAGGAAGAGGAACACGCTGACGATATGTCGGACTTGCTGCAAGGTCTTTAA
- a CDS encoding AGE family epimerase/isomerase yields MSDPRPTLSELTTRFQQHFAERIVPLWQGPGWNADMALPYEALDDQHRPLPVQRYRAMACARQLYLFSSRIEQPGAAERAAALFRSLQRHFHDAEHGGWFYSIDADGKPLDTRKDLYTHAFIVFACAHYWGKVRESLVESTLNAALTVVAEQFARDDGLYEASLGEDWSDLGSGPLQNPQMHLAEAFLQVLAVRDDDGVQQALLQLCDALQVHFIEPEHGLMLEKPRGAVDNWFEPGHQFEWFYLLDTSALLRGTPLHASIDRAFGYAEQCGVKDAAVLAMLDVNGKVIDATQRIWAQAEYLRALVLRSGGMAKLPAQLNAMAQQFLHAGGWYECRDGEGAVSRHDMPSTTPYHLATCLEGLLRLS; encoded by the coding sequence ATGTCCGACCCCCGCCCTACCCTGTCCGAGCTGACCACCCGCTTCCAGCAGCACTTCGCCGAGCGCATCGTGCCGCTGTGGCAAGGCCCGGGTTGGAACGCCGACATGGCCTTGCCCTACGAGGCGCTCGACGACCAGCATCGCCCGCTACCGGTCCAGCGCTACCGTGCCATGGCCTGCGCCCGCCAGCTGTACCTGTTCAGCAGCCGCATCGAGCAGCCCGGTGCAGCGGAACGCGCCGCCGCGCTGTTCCGCTCCCTGCAGCGGCACTTCCATGATGCCGAGCATGGCGGCTGGTTCTACAGCATCGATGCTGATGGCAAGCCACTGGACACGCGCAAGGACCTCTACACCCACGCCTTCATCGTGTTCGCCTGCGCGCACTACTGGGGCAAGGTTCGCGAGAGCCTGGTGGAGTCCACGCTTAACGCGGCCCTGACCGTCGTCGCCGAACAGTTCGCCCGTGACGACGGCCTGTATGAGGCCAGCCTGGGTGAGGACTGGTCGGACCTGGGCAGCGGACCACTGCAGAACCCGCAGATGCACCTGGCCGAAGCCTTTCTTCAGGTGTTGGCAGTGCGTGACGATGATGGCGTGCAACAGGCACTGTTGCAGCTGTGCGATGCATTGCAGGTGCACTTCATCGAGCCTGAACACGGCCTGATGCTGGAAAAACCGCGCGGCGCTGTGGATAACTGGTTCGAACCCGGCCATCAGTTCGAATGGTTCTACCTGCTCGATACCTCGGCACTGCTGCGCGGCACGCCACTGCATGCATCGATAGACCGCGCTTTCGGTTATGCCGAGCAATGCGGAGTGAAGGATGCGGCCGTGCTGGCCATGCTGGATGTGAACGGCAAGGTGATCGATGCCACCCAGCGGATCTGGGCACAAGCAGAGTACCTGCGGGCGCTGGTATTGCGTTCCGGGGGAATGGCTAAACTGCCGGCACAGCTGAATGCGATGGCACAGCAGTTCCTGCATGCTGGCGGCTGGTATGAGTGCCGGGATGGTGAAGGCGCCGTCAGCCGGCACGACATGCCTTCGACCACGCCCTATCACCTCGCGACCTGCCTGGAAGGGCTACTGCGGCTGAGCTGA
- a CDS encoding phage infection protein yields MKRHLLTLTLSILAANAFAMPADDQHLTAESRSSAAEIAQPLKTLAEGGADRLQERAGRVAEGGSDRLIERTGRVAEGGSDRLIERTGRVAEGGSDRLIERTGRVAEGGSDRLIERTGRVAEGGSDRLIERTGRVAEGGSDRLIERTGRVAEGGSDRLIERTGRVAEGGSDRLIERTGRVAEGGSDRLVEISRVS; encoded by the coding sequence ATGAAACGCCATCTGCTGACCCTGACCCTGTCCATCCTTGCAGCCAACGCTTTCGCCATGCCAGCTGACGATCAGCACCTGACCGCTGAATCTCGCTCCAGCGCCGCTGAAATCGCCCAGCCTCTGAAAACCCTGGCAGAAGGTGGCGCTGACCGTCTGCAAGAACGCGCTGGCCGTGTCGCTGAAGGTGGCTCGGATCGCCTGATCGAACGCACTGGTCGCGTCGCCGAAGGTGGCTCGGATCGTCTAATTGAACGCACTGGCCGCGTCGCTGAAGGTGGCTCGGATCGTCTGATCGAGCGTACTGGCCGCGTCGCTGAAGGTGGTTCGGATCGTCTGATCGAACGCACTGGCCGCGTCGCTGAAGGTGGCTCGGATCGTCTGATCGAACGCACTGGCCGCGTCGCTGAAGGTGGCTCGGATCGTCTGATCGAACGTACTGGCCGCGTTGCCGAAGGTGGCTCGGATCGTCTGATCGAACGTACTGGCCGTGTAGCCGAAGGTGGCTCGGATCGTCTGATCGAACGCACTGGCCGTGTAGCCGAGGGTGGTTCGGATCGCCTGGTCGAAATCAGCCGTGTGAGCTGA